In Sphaeramia orbicularis chromosome 7, fSphaOr1.1, whole genome shotgun sequence, one genomic interval encodes:
- the LOC115422438 gene encoding uncharacterized protein LOC115422438 translates to MDFQVFTTALETCKTAWFDEGNVSDNGDSELLQDLRRKHSTRICSNPVDMEAQTVAGIKSQHTDNTFHTYSASEGLLCLNSEQKQKQCEDYKVMFTCTGQFCSECQTRWFDHDDPTGNGDYEVLTDLLSEYPREICPRPIAIEVQTVTGEPASNTSDVFLTFDATSGFICVNAEQRGRSCEDYRVRFTCPQEFCEAMTFSLGSRASMKNRQTTGVMIMK, encoded by the exons ATGG ACTTTCAGGTTTTTACCACTGCTTTGGAAA CCTGTAAGACCGCCTGGTTTGATGAAGGAAATGTTTCCGATAACGGAGACTCCGAGCTCTTACAGGACTTGAGGAGGAAACACTCGACCAGGATCTGCTCCAACCCAGTGGACATGGAGGCTCAGACTGTGGCCGGCATCAAGTCACAGCACACAGATAACACCTTCCACAC ATACAGCGCATCAGAAGGCCTTTTATGCCTGAACTCTGAACAGAAACAGAAGCAGTGTGAGGATTATAAGGTCATGTTCACCTGTACTGGACAGTTCTGCTCAG AATGCCAGACACGCTGGTTTGATCACGATGACCCAACAGGAAATGGAGACTATGAGGTGCTTACTGACCTCCTCAGCGAATATCCGAGAGAAATCTGCCCTCGACCCATAGCCATCGAAGTCCAGACAGTTACTGGAGAACCTGCATCCAATACCTCTGATGTGTTTTTAAC TTTTGATGCCACCAGTGGGTTTATCTGTGTAAATGCGGAACAGAGGGGCAGGAGCTGTGAAGACTACAGAGTGAGGTTTACGTGTCCACAAGAGTTCTGTGAAG CTATGACGTTCAGTTTGGGTTCGCGTGCATcaatgaaaaacagacaaaccaccGGTGTGATGATTATGAAGTGA